One genomic region from Nitrospirota bacterium encodes:
- the rodA gene encoding rod shape-determining protein RodA, translated as MNKYLIKNFDWFMLTTVLLISLIGVITIFSATRPLEEGGHSNFYIKQFIWVFIGIIGLITVVSFDYVWLGRASYIIYVLGIGLLLATYIIGRAGGGAQRWISLGVFSFQPSELFKLCFVVMFTRYLTLIKAPLSGWAVIKAFLAFTALPFFLLLKQPDLGTALILILLFAFLTLIRGVKRNVVFFLLIAGIISIPFLGNIFWDELRDYQKNRLVAFMEPDVDPSGIGYQITQSKVAIGSGKFLGKGFLKGTQGPFRFLPEKHTDFIFSMFAEEWGFLGSIVLLLIYLGFVYRSIDTAKNAKDDFGRLLATGITFMLSMYIVFNMGMAMGLLPIIGIPLPFMSYGGTALLSNFIAVGILISIRARRFDLFY; from the coding sequence ATGAATAAATACCTAATAAAGAATTTCGACTGGTTCATGCTTACTACGGTCTTACTCATAAGCCTAATTGGAGTTATCACAATATTTAGTGCAACCCGACCCCTTGAAGAAGGAGGACATTCGAACTTCTATATAAAGCAGTTCATCTGGGTTTTCATTGGAATCATTGGCCTCATCACAGTCGTAAGCTTTGATTATGTCTGGCTGGGCAGGGCATCCTACATTATTTATGTGTTGGGTATCGGGCTTCTTCTTGCCACATATATAATAGGCAGGGCTGGCGGAGGTGCTCAAAGATGGATAAGCCTTGGGGTGTTTTCGTTTCAGCCAAGCGAGCTTTTCAAGCTCTGCTTTGTCGTGATGTTCACAAGGTATCTGACCCTGATAAAGGCACCTCTTTCAGGATGGGCTGTCATAAAGGCATTCCTTGCATTTACTGCACTTCCCTTCTTTTTGCTCCTGAAACAGCCTGATTTAGGAACAGCACTTATCCTGATTCTTCTGTTTGCATTCCTTACCCTGATAAGGGGCGTAAAAAGAAATGTTGTTTTCTTTCTCCTTATTGCAGGCATTATATCCATCCCATTTCTTGGAAACATATTCTGGGATGAGCTCAGGGACTACCAGAAAAATCGGCTTGTGGCATTTATGGAGCCTGATGTAGACCCCAGTGGAATTGGCTATCAGATAACCCAGTCAAAGGTTGCCATAGGCTCAGGCAAGTTTCTGGGAAAAGGCTTTCTCAAGGGCACACAGGGGCCATTTAGGTTTCTTCCTGAAAAGCATACGGACTTCATATTCTCCATGTTTGCCGAGGAATGGGGCTTTCTGGGCAGTATAGTCCTGCTTCTCATATATTTAGGATTTGTCTATCGCAGTATAGACACTGCAAAAAACGCAAAGGATGACTTCGGAAGACTGCTTGCAACAGGCATAACATTCATGCTCTCCATGTACATTGTCTTTAATATGGGCATGGCAATGGGGCTTCTGCCCATAATTGGCATACCGCTTCCCTTTATGAGCTACGGAGGCACAGCCCTCCTCAGTAACTTCATAGCCGTCGGCATACTCATAAGCATAAGGGCAAGGAGATTTGACCTCTTCTATTAG
- a CDS encoding HD domain-containing protein → MLLKTKIITAIALVILLTISLSTAIVLNAQGKRMTALEMKNLEVQGDIVLKSIENAMSKGKTEEVQMLLESIGKSREIKSLRIISDDGYILKSSDMKEIGRKSKEYNSIAYTDPMKIATKEDILTHTLRIQNKPQCYGCHSSSIKTIGALEISYNASKNKDDMVAIKKFLIFSNILTVFVVAVVLSILISRFVMNPLKGFMKTIKEVEGGNWDAKIELKENDELTVIGRAFNDMVFEMKGLYDKNLKKEKEISKVKTELEHKRKLEELNSHLEYKIKEVDTANKAVLSLSKEVKTKNIELEKMVERLKKINEVGRVLTTVIETNELVKLIIKITADMLHVERGSIHLVRDNSRLTLQYKRGMGIEDTSDLSLDFHPLYNDLLSEGRSIFISKNNLQQKPSEITTSIIGVPLKMRGQVVGGMLLEQKVDGSHFTQEELELLITMANQAMVAVENAWLYETVKVNYFGTIQSLINALEANDRYTKGHSERVRSLSVELAKYIGLDYKEIEVLEHAAILHDIGKIGIDSVVLNKAGRLSNEEFSLLKAHPLIGDEILGPIVTLSGVRQTILQHHERYDGTGYPYGIAGDEICLKARIMTIADTFDAMLTDRPYRKALPLAKAKEEIRIASNKQFDPFVVNAFLEMIQSRSDLLSSLGYSFN, encoded by the coding sequence ATGTTACTTAAGACAAAGATTATAACAGCCATAGCCCTCGTTATACTCCTCACAATAAGTCTCTCAACTGCCATTGTCCTTAATGCTCAAGGCAAGAGGATGACAGCTTTAGAGATGAAGAACTTAGAGGTGCAGGGAGATATTGTCCTTAAAAGCATTGAAAATGCCATGTCAAAGGGCAAGACAGAGGAAGTTCAGATGCTGCTTGAAAGCATCGGGAAAAGCAGGGAGATAAAAAGCCTCAGAATTATTTCGGATGACGGCTATATCCTTAAATCCAGCGATATGAAGGAAATAGGCAGAAAGTCAAAAGAATATAACTCCATTGCCTATACAGACCCGATGAAAATCGCAACAAAAGAGGATATATTAACGCACACACTCCGTATCCAGAACAAGCCCCAATGCTATGGCTGTCATAGCTCAAGCATAAAGACTATTGGAGCATTGGAGATAAGCTATAACGCTTCAAAAAACAAAGATGATATGGTTGCAATAAAGAAGTTCCTGATATTTTCCAATATCCTCACAGTCTTTGTGGTCGCAGTAGTGCTGAGCATTCTTATATCGAGGTTTGTCATGAATCCCCTGAAAGGCTTTATGAAGACCATAAAGGAAGTGGAAGGAGGCAACTGGGATGCAAAGATAGAGCTTAAGGAAAACGATGAGCTGACCGTTATAGGCAGGGCATTTAACGACATGGTCTTTGAGATGAAGGGTCTTTATGATAAAAACCTTAAAAAGGAAAAAGAAATCTCAAAGGTAAAAACAGAGCTTGAGCATAAAAGAAAATTAGAAGAGCTAAACAGCCACCTCGAATATAAGATTAAAGAGGTTGACACAGCCAATAAGGCGGTCCTCAGCCTTTCCAAAGAGGTAAAGACGAAAAACATAGAGCTCGAAAAGATGGTAGAGAGGCTCAAAAAGATAAACGAGGTAGGAAGGGTCCTGACCACAGTGATTGAGACAAACGAGCTTGTAAAGCTTATCATAAAGATAACCGCAGATATGCTCCATGTCGAAAGGGGCTCCATTCATCTCGTAAGGGACAATAGCAGGCTGACCCTTCAGTATAAACGGGGTATGGGAATAGAAGACACAAGCGACCTTTCATTGGACTTCCATCCGCTTTACAATGACCTCCTTAGCGAAGGAAGAAGTATCTTCATAAGCAAAAACAACCTCCAACAGAAGCCCTCTGAGATAACTACCTCTATAATTGGTGTGCCTCTAAAGATGAGGGGGCAGGTTGTGGGTGGCATGCTCCTTGAGCAGAAGGTTGACGGCTCACACTTCACTCAGGAGGAGTTAGAGCTTCTAATCACAATGGCAAATCAGGCAATGGTTGCAGTAGAAAACGCATGGCTTTATGAGACAGTGAAGGTTAACTACTTTGGCACTATTCAGTCCCTTATCAATGCCCTCGAGGCAAATGACAGATACACAAAGGGACATTCCGAAAGGGTAAGGTCGCTTTCCGTTGAGCTGGCAAAATATATAGGACTTGATTATAAGGAGATAGAGGTGCTTGAGCATGCCGCAATACTTCATGACATAGGAAAGATTGGCATAGACTCTGTTGTCCTGAACAAGGCAGGAAGGCTTTCAAACGAGGAGTTCAGCCTTCTTAAGGCACATCCACTCATAGGGGATGAGATTTTAGGGCCAATCGTAACCTTATCAGGTGTAAGGCAGACCATACTTCAGCATCACGAAAGATACGATGGAACAGGCTACCCATACGGCATTGCAGGCGATGAGATATGTCTTAAGGCAAGGATAATGACTATTGCTGACACATTCGATGCAATGCTCACAGACAGACCCTATAGAAAGGCATTGCCACTTGCCAAGGCAAAAGAGGAGATAAGGATTGCTTCAAACAAGCAGTTTGACCCTTTTGTCGTAAATGCATTCCTTGAGATGATTCAGAGCCGCTCTGATTTGCTCAGCTCGCTGGGATATTCCTTTAACTAA
- a CDS encoding RidA family protein: MTPEEKLKKLGIELPPPIKPLGSYVPIIRVGNLIFLSGILPLKDGKLMRKGRVGETLTLKEAEEEARTATINALSILKAELGDLSRVKRCVKLTGYISSSDDFIEQPSVLNAASELLFEVFGESGRHVRSAVGVNVLPLNSPLEIEFVFELS; the protein is encoded by the coding sequence ATGACTCCCGAAGAAAAACTCAAGAAATTAGGCATCGAGCTACCACCTCCTATTAAGCCTCTCGGCTCATATGTCCCGATTATAAGGGTTGGTAATCTTATTTTTTTAAGCGGCATCTTGCCTTTAAAAGATGGTAAGTTAATGAGAAAAGGAAGGGTTGGAGAGACACTTACACTGAAGGAGGCTGAGGAGGAGGCAAGGACTGCAACTATAAATGCCCTCTCTATCCTTAAGGCAGAATTAGGAGACCTTAGCAGGGTCAAGAGGTGTGTAAAGCTAACAGGTTATATTTCCTCATCAGATGACTTCATAGAACAGCCGAGTGTCCTGAATGCGGCATCAGAGCTTCTTTTTGAGGTCTTTGGCGAAAGCGGAAGGCATGTTAGGAGCGCAGTTGGCGTAAATGTTCTGCCTCTGAATTCACCGCTTGAAATAGAATTTGTCTTTGAATTGAGTTAG